TTATTACCTTAGTAAAGAAATCGATCCAAAACGATTTAAATGAATGTGTAGAGTTAACCATAAAAGAATTACAAAAAAGAAGGAAGAAAGAATTTTGGAAGGAGTGGATTGCTCGTCTGATCTCTCCTTTCCTATAGAAAGGTGATAGGCATTGAAACTCGGATATGCATGTATCAACACGACTTTACCGACCAAGTTTAGAACTTGTCGCTTAAAAACCATACAAACGGAAGGATTTCAAAAAATAAAAGAACTTGCTTTACACAATCTTCAGCAAGTGGTCAGTGCATTGAATTGGAATGTTGAACATGGCATTCTTTTTTATCGTCTCTCAAGTGATTTAATTCCATTTGCTTCTCATCCGATAACAAACGAATGGAAATGGTATGAGGATGACGATCTTTTAGAAGTAACAGAAGAAATTAGAGCTATACGAAAGAAACACGGATTGAGATTAAGCTGCCATCCCGGCCAATATACCATTCTCAATTCGAAACGAGAGGAAGTCGTAGCTAATGCGACCCTTGATTTACAATACCACTCTCACCTGATGGATTTAGTAGACGGTGAAGATATCATCTTACATGTTGGCGGAGCATATGGCGATAAAGAATCTTCAAAAAAACGACTCGTCCATGCGTATGAAAAATTAGAAGAAAAGATAAAGAAAAGGCTAAGGTTTGAAAATGATCATCATACGTTTCATGCTAAAGATCTTGTTGATATATACGAAATGAGCGGAGCCTCTATTTGCTTCGATATTCATCATCATAATTGTAATCCGGCACCTGAAAACATTACTACTTTACTCCCGATTATTTTTAGTTCTTGGACAAATACTCCTAAAGTCCATATTAGTTCAGGTCAAAAAAGTAAAACAGACCCTTCTCATCACAACTATATTTTAGAGAAGGACTTTATAGAATTTATGAACTTACTAGGTGACCAACCGATTGACATGATGTTTGAAGCTAAGAAAAAGGAACAATCTGTTCTTCGAGTTATGGATTGGAGCAAACAGCATCGCCCATCTATTTACGAAAAAATAGAGAAAGGATGAGGCGACTAAGTACAGTCACGTTCTGTGACATCGATGATGCTAATAGATCCAGTCCATTTTAATACTTTTATAAGTTCTCCATCCCCATCGCTCATTATTTTTGTTTCATTGTTGTAAACATTTGAATTTACAGAAATGTTACATTGACACTACAAAGATTAACAGCATTTAAAATTTAAAACAATTTAATGAAACTTCTAAATAAATGCAGCGTATATACATATATAACATTATTACGTTAGAGAGGGGCCTGGGGATGGAAGAAAGTGATATTGTCCAAATTCTAATATCCCATCGTAAGCATATTGAAAAAACCGTTTTTTTTTATTGTGAAAAATCCATCTTTAGTAGATGATATCGTCCAAGATACTTGCATTAAAATTTATAAATACCTACAAACACACCAAATGCCAGACAACATTGAGGCTTGGGTTACGACCGTGGCTAAAAATATGGCGACTGATCACCTGCGGATGGTGAAGAGAAATATAGATCTTTTAGAGCATATGCAGGAACATTGCTTCGAAGTGAACCTACAAGAATATTACCGTACACCGGAAGCGAATTTATTAAGTAAACAAACTACTTCTGATATAAAGGAAGCGTTAGATTCATTCGACCAACAAACGAAGGTTATTTTGTTATTAAGACAACAAGGGTATTCGTATAATGACATCTCCCAAAAAATCAACCTTCCTTTGAATACGATTAAAACAAAGATTCATAGAGGAAGAAGACAGCTCGTCACTCACCTGAAAGAAAAAGAATGCTACTAGATTTTGAACAGTATCATCCTCTATAAGAAACTGATACTGTTCTCTAACTTAACTCAATGACTTTCGCCCATTTTCTTTTGATTAAAAGACTCTGACTCTCCTTTAGGAATGCTGAGATTTTTCCACCCTTCTGCTTTCAACTGTTTTCCGATAGATAGGATTTGCCCAACATGACTGCTATAATGAGTCGACTGCCTTAAAAGTGCTTGAATGACGGTATGTGGTTCATTTCGAATGGTTACTTCTTTTAACAAATCATGTTCTGTAAGAGAAGAAATCGTCGAGAATAAACAAGACCATCCCTTTTCCCAATAATCCAACATTTCTTCTCTCGTCATGACGAATTCCTCAAACTCTAAATCTCGCTGTCTATCTCGTTTTTCACCATCTGAATGTAAAAAATTTGTCCATCTTGAATGCATATTGCCACTTAAATGTTTCATAATAGTCGAAATACTATTTGTATGCTCATGAGGCCTCCAATAAAGCTCTTCTATAGAAAGTTGGTCAATGGCTAGGTCGGCTTTTCTCTTTATAGCTTTAAACTCTTTTTCAATACTTGTTAAATAATGATTTCCTGCCGTTTCTTTTAGTTCTTTTTTCATCACGAAGTGGGAACCGATAAAAGGAATTTCAAATTTATCTCCTGACACAGTAAAGCCATTTCTTTTATAAAAGTTTAGTGCTTTCAGACGGGCGTTACACCAAACGACTTCTACTCCACGGCGACGTAGCTTCTCTTCAGCATACGCAATAATTTGAGACCCTATTGAATTACCCTGATATTCACTATCTACTGCCATTCCCCTTAACCGATAAGCCCTTTTACTCGGCATCGCTAAACATTTCTCCTCATAGAAAGAGGCGATGCCTATGATTTTTTCTTGCTCAATTGCAGCAAGGTGAACGGTGGATTCTTCGTAATCTCCATTATAAACACATTCTTCTAGTGTTAAATGTGAGCGTAATTGTTTATGACGTAGAGACAATGTTTGTTCTGGATTTATTTGTTTTATTTCCAAATTCCAATCTCCTTTGTGGTTAAGAATTGAAAACGGTTATTTTTAGTTTCTATATCATTCAAATTTCCTGAATGTAGTATATAGATTAATATACAGAATATTTAGTGATAATTCAAAAAATGATTCAGATATAAAAAACCCTCTTAGTTCAACCTAAGAGAGTTCATTCATCTTACATTTTTTCTGGTGCCGAAACGCCAATCAATTTAAGAGCGTTCTTCAATGTAATTTGAGTCGCCTTCATCAAAGCTAAGCGGGCTTTTGATTTTTCTTGATTGTCTATGTCTATGACCTTTTCAGCATTGTAAAAGCTATGAAGAGCAGAAGAAAGTTCATATATATAGTTCGTGATTCGGTGTGGAATTCGCTTCTCTGCTGCCTCTGCAATGGCAGAAGGAAACCCTCCTAATAGCTTAAGAAGCTCGATTTCTTTTTCAGAAATTAATTCCTCCAAAGAACTATTGTCCTCAAAAGACCATCCTTGCTCCACTCCTTGACGAAGCATACTACATATACGAGCATGTGCATACTGTGCATAATATACAGGGTTATCATTTGATTTTGATACAGCTAAGTCTAGATCAAAATCGAGATGAGTGTCTCCACTTCTCATGGCAAAGAAGTAACGAACCGCATCAAGGCCGACCTCATCAACGAGTTCCCGCATCGTGACTGCTTTCCCTGTTCGCTTACTCATCTTTACTTTTTCCCCATTACGATAAAGATGAACGAGCTGAATGATCTCCACCTCAAGTGTCTCCTTATCATAACCTAGCGCTTGTATAGCAGCCTTCATTCTTGGAATATACCCATGATGATCCGCGCCCCATACATTAATTAATGTATCAAATCCTCGATCTAACTTATCTTTATGATAAGCGATATCAGGTGTTAAATACGTATATGTTCCATCCTTCTTAATTAAAACACGGTCCTTATCATCACCGAATGTCGTTGAGCGGAACCAAGTCGCTCCTTCCTCTTCATACAAATGACCATTCTCTCTAAGGATTGTAAGTGCCTCGTCAATTTTCCCACTTTTATATAGAGACGTTTCTGGGTACCAAACATCAAAGTGGACACGGAATTCTTCCAAGTCTATTTTTAGTTTTTCTAATTCATATTGGAGACCATACTCACGAAAAAAGCTTAAACGATCTTCTTTTGCTTCAACAAATTTATCCCCATATTCATCTGCCAAACATTGACCAATTTCAATAATGTCTTTCCCGTGGTAACCATCTTCAGGCATAGGGAAGTCTTGGCCAAGCGCTTGCATATAACGGGCTTCAACAGAATACATTAAATTATTGATTTGATTGCCCGCGTCATTAATATAATACTCTCTAGAAACATCATACCCTGCCTTTTCAAGAATATTACAGAGCGCATCCCCTAATGAGGCGCCTCTTGCGTGTCCTAAATGCAGGTCTCCAGTTGGGTTTGCCGACACAAACTCATTTTGAATTTTATGTCCTTGTCCAACATTAACGGAACCGTAATCACTACCACTCTGAATTATTGTAGAGACAAGGTCCGTTAAATATCGATTGTCCAAATAAAAGTTAATAAATCCGGGTCCGGCAATTTCTACTTTTTCAATCGATGCCGTGCTCGTATCCAAATGGGCAACAATGTCTTCCGCTATTTTTCTTGGGGGTTTTTTCGCGATTCTTGCTAATTGCATAGCCATATTCGTTGAATAGTCTCCATGAGCTTTTTCTTTTGGAAGCTCCAACATGACGTCTGGTATTTGGTCTTCAGTCGCAAGGCTAGCGGATAAAACGGCTTTTTTAATTTCTGCCTTCAGCTGTTCCTTCTTTTCTTCCACAATATTCATTCAGTTCTCCTCCTTGTACGTAACGGATAATGTATGTAAATGATTTTGCCCTTCATCCATATCCAATTCATATTGAATATAAATGGCTCCCTTTTGATTGTCTGATTCTACTTTAAGAGACTTAGTGTAAGCATCTAACCTTAAATTCCCATATTTTGTCTTATACAGAGTTGAAGAGCTCTCTCCTTCTTGAAATCGTTGCTTCATACTAACAGCACCCGACCTCATAATTAACGCTTTTTCTTCAGAAGCTTTAATTGTTGTCTGAATGACCTCATCATCCTGCACTTCATCGTATACTAAAAAAATATGGTCATTTTTTTTATAAAATACACCCGTTGTATGAAATTCAATGGTATCTTCGTCATGTCCATTATTTATCTTGTTTTTTATATGTAATTTAATTTGTGTCTTATTCAAAGTAGACACTCCCTTAATTTATATCAATAATTTCGATAACCTTTTAATTATAAAGGAA
This portion of the Bacillus carboniphilus genome encodes:
- the uvsE gene encoding UV DNA damage repair endonuclease UvsE, whose translation is MKLGYACINTTLPTKFRTCRLKTIQTEGFQKIKELALHNLQQVVSALNWNVEHGILFYRLSSDLIPFASHPITNEWKWYEDDDLLEVTEEIRAIRKKHGLRLSCHPGQYTILNSKREEVVANATLDLQYHSHLMDLVDGEDIILHVGGAYGDKESSKKRLVHAYEKLEEKIKKRLRFENDHHTFHAKDLVDIYEMSGASICFDIHHHNCNPAPENITTLLPIIFSSWTNTPKVHISSGQKSKTDPSHHNYILEKDFIEFMNLLGDQPIDMMFEAKKKEQSVLRVMDWSKQHRPSIYEKIEKG
- the argS gene encoding arginine--tRNA ligase — encoded protein: MNIVEEKKEQLKAEIKKAVLSASLATEDQIPDVMLELPKEKAHGDYSTNMAMQLARIAKKPPRKIAEDIVAHLDTSTASIEKVEIAGPGFINFYLDNRYLTDLVSTIIQSGSDYGSVNVGQGHKIQNEFVSANPTGDLHLGHARGASLGDALCNILEKAGYDVSREYYINDAGNQINNLMYSVEARYMQALGQDFPMPEDGYHGKDIIEIGQCLADEYGDKFVEAKEDRLSFFREYGLQYELEKLKIDLEEFRVHFDVWYPETSLYKSGKIDEALTILRENGHLYEEEGATWFRSTTFGDDKDRVLIKKDGTYTYLTPDIAYHKDKLDRGFDTLINVWGADHHGYIPRMKAAIQALGYDKETLEVEIIQLVHLYRNGEKVKMSKRTGKAVTMRELVDEVGLDAVRYFFAMRSGDTHLDFDLDLAVSKSNDNPVYYAQYAHARICSMLRQGVEQGWSFEDNSSLEELISEKEIELLKLLGGFPSAIAEAAEKRIPHRITNYIYELSSALHSFYNAEKVIDIDNQEKSKARLALMKATQITLKNALKLIGVSAPEKM
- a CDS encoding DUF1934 domain-containing protein, yielding MNKTQIKLHIKNKINNGHDEDTIEFHTTGVFYKKNDHIFLVYDEVQDDEVIQTTIKASEEKALIMRSGAVSMKQRFQEGESSSTLYKTKYGNLRLDAYTKSLKVESDNQKGAIYIQYELDMDEGQNHLHTLSVTYKEEN
- a CDS encoding RNA polymerase sigma factor, whose product is MKNPSLVDDIVQDTCIKIYKYLQTHQMPDNIEAWVTTVAKNMATDHLRMVKRNIDLLEHMQEHCFEVNLQEYYRTPEANLLSKQTTSDIKEALDSFDQQTKVILLLRQQGYSYNDISQKINLPLNTIKTKIHRGRRQLVTHLKEKECY
- a CDS encoding GNAT family N-acetyltransferase; its protein translation is MEIKQINPEQTLSLRHKQLRSHLTLEECVYNGDYEESTVHLAAIEQEKIIGIASFYEEKCLAMPSKRAYRLRGMAVDSEYQGNSIGSQIIAYAEEKLRRRGVEVVWCNARLKALNFYKRNGFTVSGDKFEIPFIGSHFVMKKELKETAGNHYLTSIEKEFKAIKRKADLAIDQLSIEELYWRPHEHTNSISTIMKHLSGNMHSRWTNFLHSDGEKRDRQRDLEFEEFVMTREEMLDYWEKGWSCLFSTISSLTEHDLLKEVTIRNEPHTVIQALLRQSTHYSSHVGQILSIGKQLKAEGWKNLSIPKGESESFNQKKMGESH